From Pempheris klunzingeri isolate RE-2024b chromosome 18, fPemKlu1.hap1, whole genome shotgun sequence, a single genomic window includes:
- the frk gene encoding tyrosine-protein kinase FRK, whose product MEIQKRLSSCWQSCLACFKKPSQAGGDTRLGERPATVFENPGAEKLTEADFHSRRRLPSLPGEKAGLYYVAQYDYSARTEEDLSFNAGDTLEALDKSTGEWWFAKALTGVSASKRGYIPANYVAPVESIDAEPWYFPETKRLDAEKMLLAGGNQHGAFLIRNCESQKGELSLSVLDNGKVKHYKLKKLDNGHYFVSRTRSFQTLNELVEHYSGQADGLCVRLDAPCKKIEAPQTHGLSYNTVDHWEIDRSSVKLLRKLGAGQFGEVFEGLWNETTAVAVKTLKPGTMDPEDFLREAQIMKRLRHAKLIQLYAVCTMEEPIYIITELMKNGSLLEYLQKDMGTTLCVPDQIEMAAQVASGMAFLELQNYIHRDLAARNVLVGENNICKVADFGLARVFMKENENVYEAKEGSKFPVKWTAPEAIHDNKFSIKSDVWSFGVLLYEIMTFGQMPYQAMTNYQVVQRVPQGYRMPCPPNCPKVMYDIMMDCWKQDEQDRPTFETLQWRLEDFFDLDVTSYDDAGRY is encoded by the exons ATGGAGATCCAGAAGAGGCTTTCTTCGTGCTGGCAGAGCTGTTTGGCGTGTTTTAAAAAGCCGAGCCAAGCTGGGGGCGACACCCGGCTAGGGGAGCGGCCCGCCACGGTGTTTGAGAACCCCGGAGCGGAGAAGCTCACCGAGGCGGACTTCCACTCCAGAAGACGCCTCCCGTCGCTCCCGGGGGAGAAAGCCGGGCTCTACTACGTCGCCCAGTATGACTACTCCGCCCGCAccgaggaggacctgagctTCAACGCCGGGGACACCTTGGAGGCTCTGGACAAGAGCACGGGGGAGTGGTGGTTTGCCAAGGCGCTCACCGGGGTCTCGGCTTCCAAACGGGGGTACATCCCGGCCAACTATGTGGCACCTGTGGAGAGCATCGATGCGGAACC ATGGTATTTTCCTGAGACCAAGAGGCTGGATGCAGAGAAGATGCTGTTGGCAGGGGGGAACCAGCATGGCGCCTTCCTCATCAGAAACTGTGAAAGTCAGAAAGGGGAGCTGTCCCTGTCAG TGCTGGACAATGGGAAAGTGAAGCACTACAAGCTGAAAAAACTGGACAACGGTCACTACTTTGTGTCAAGGACCAGATCCTTCCAAACACTGAATGAGTTAGTGGAACATTACTCCGGACAGGCTGACGGCCTGTGTGTGCGTCTGGATGCACCATGCAAAAAG ATTGAGGCCCCACAGACTCACGGTCTGTCGTACAACACTGTGGACCACTGGGAGATTGACCGCAGCTCCGTCAAGCTGCTGAGGAAGCTGGGAGCTGGTCAGTTTGGAGAAGTGTTCGAGGGCCTGTGGAACGAAACCACAGCAGTAGCGGTGAAGACTCTCAAACCTG GTACCATGGACCCCGAGGACTTCCTGAGGGAGGCTCAGATCATGAAGAGGCTGCGGCACGCCAAGCTGATCCAGCTGTATGCCGTCTGCACCATGGAGGAGCCCATCTACATCATCACAGAGCTGATGAAGAACGGCAGCCTGCTGGAGTATCTCCAGA AGGACATGGGCACCACGCTGTGCGTCCCTGACCAGATAGAGATGGCTGCTCAGGTGGCATCAGGAATGGCTTTCCTGGAGTTACAGAACTACATCCACAGAGACCTGGCAGCCAGGAATGTGCTGGTGGGCGAGAACAACATCTGCAAGGTGGCTGACTTTGGACTCGCCAGGGTCTTCATG AAAGAGAATGAAAACGTGTATGAAGCCAAAGAAGGAAGCAAATTCCCCGTAAAGTGGACGGCACCAGAGGCCATCCACGACAACAAGTTCAGCATCAAATCTGACGTTTGGTCCTTTGGAGTCTTGCTGTATGAGATCATGACATTCGGGCAGATGCCTTACCAAG CCATGACGAACTACCAGGTGGTCCAAAGGGTTCCCCAGGGTTACAGGATGCCATGCCCCCCAAACTGCCCCAAAGTCATGTACGACATCATGATGGACTGCTGGAAGCAGGACGAACAGGATCGGCCCACGTTCGAGACCCTGCAGTGGAGGCTGGAGGACTTCTTCGATCTGGACGTGACATCCTACGACGACGCCGGCCGCTACTAG
- the col10a1b gene encoding collagen alpha-1(X) chain, with amino-acid sequence MDLRVTSVFLVLLALAEATPQRYHVQKVSKAPYPVKSHAVVGQPGPQGPPGEPGPMGPAGPPGKGGVGHTGPQGPPGAPGSPGYSQAGKPGSPGGPGKPGSPGLPGERGAPGATGPMGARGQHGTPGAPGPAGFSSAGKPGGPGIPGPMGPRGESGLKGHPGIPGIPGMKGERGIGVPGVQGPSGPVGPMGPAGMPGKPGVGKPGATGYPGEPGKSGMPGRDGAPGPMGMTGPKGHTGATGTGSPGKPGQNGTPGMHGPMGAKGPQGPAGQPGSPGMPGVGKTGEPGIPGSRGAPGTPGTTGQKGEPGPTGFTGQPGAPGPIGPAGPQGARGFQGEGGPVGPKGDIGMVGAPGPRGAKGEQGAQGFTGKPGVPGAVGPAGLPGHNGAQGAKGAPGHTGASGLPGSNGAPGPKGHTGPGGAPGKSGENGRPGPMGPSGPPGPTGPSGLKGHPGLPGPPGPAGITAKGISGPQGPPGIPGARGHDGLPGASGPPGPPGPPGEVVYHHEKSMPIKSHEVVMSHEMMKAPMSAFSAVLTRAYPQAANPVQFDLVLYNGENHYDPHSGVFTCQIPGLYYFSYHVHVNGANALVALYKNEEPVLFTYDEYNKGFLDQMSGSTVLMLHPGDRVYVQVPDEESNGIFAADNVHCAFSGFLIAST; translated from the exons ATGGATCTGAGGGTAACAAGCGTTTTCCTCGTCCTCCTAGCTTTGGCTGAGGCCACCCCTCAGAGGTACCACGTGCAAAAAGTGAGCAAGGCTCCTTACCCCGTCAAGAGTCATG CCGTTGTAGGCCAGCCAGGTCCCCAAGGTCCTCCAGGTGAACCAGGACCAATGGGACCAGCGGGACCTCCTGGAAAGGGTGGTGTAGGACATACTGGACCACAAGGCCCACCAGGAGCTCCTGGATCCCCTGGCTATTCTCAGGCAGGTAAACCTGGTTCCCCAGGTGGCCCTGGAAAACCAGGTAGCCCTGGTCTCCCTGGTGAGAGAGGTGCACCTGGTGCAACTGGACCAATGGGTGCCAGGGGTCAACATGGTACACCTGGAGCACCTGGACCTGCTGGATTTTCTTCTGCTGGAAAACCTGGAGGACCTGGCATCCCTGGACCAATGGGACCAAGAGGAGAGTCTGGTTTAAAGGGACATCCTGGTATTCCTGGTATTCCTGGcatgaaaggagagagaggtatTGGAGTTCCTGGTGTTCAAGGGCCATCAGGCCCAGTTGGACCAATGGGCCCAGCTGGTATGCCAGGCAAACCTGGAGTTGGTAAACCCGGTGCTACTGGCTATCCTGGAGAACCTGGTAAGAGTGGCATGCCAGGAAGAGATGGTGCTCCTGGGCCAATGGGTATGACAGGGCCAAAGGGTCACACAGGGGCTACAGGCACAGGATCACCAGGGAAACCAGGCCAGAATGGTACCCCAGGTATGCATGGGCCTATGGGGGCTAAAGGTCCACAGGGTCCTGCTGGTCAGCCAGGCTCTCCTGGCATGCCAGGCGTTGGCAAAACAGGTGAACCTGGAATACCAGGTAGCAGAGGAGCCCCTGGTACTCCTGGGACCACTGGTCAGAAAGGAGAGCCAGGCCCAACTGGTTTTACTGGTCAACCAGGTGCTCCAGGTCCTATTGGCCCAGCTGGTCCACAGGGTGCAAGAGGATTCCAGGGTGAGGGAGGCCCAGTAGGCCCCAAAGGCGACATAGGTATGGTAGGTGCACCAGGCCCAAGGGGAGCTAAAGGTGAGCAGGGAGCTCAGGGTTTCACTGGGAAACCAGGTGTCCCTGGCGCAGTAGGTCCCGCAGGACTTCCAGGTCATAATGGTGCTCAGGGTGCAAAGGGTGCACCAGGCCATACTGGTGCTTCAGGACTTCCAGGTTCAAATGGCGCCCCAGGACCAAAAGGACACACAGGCCCCGGAGGAGCACCAGGAAAAAGTGGTGAAAACGGAAGGCCAGGACCCATGGGACCAAGTGGACCCCCCGGTCCAACAGGTCCCTCTGGGCTTAAGGGCCATCCAGGTCTTCCAGGCCCACCTGGCCCAGCTGGCATCACAGCCAAGGGAATTTCTGGTCCTCAGGGTCCACCTGGAATTCCAGGTGCTAGAGGTCATGATGGTCTTCCAGGCGCTTCTGGTCCTCCTGGTCCACCAGGCCCCCCAGGAGAGGTGGTTTACCACCATGAGAAGAGCATGCCAATCAAGTCCCATGAGGTTGTAATGTCTCATGAAATGATGAAGGCCCCCATGTCTGCCTTCAGTGCTGTGCTGACCAGGGCCTACCCTCAAGCTGCAAACCCTGTTCAGTTCGACCTGGTTCTGTACAATGGGGAGAACCACTATGACCCCCACAGTGGTGTGTTTACCTGCCAGATCCCAGGCCTCTACTATTTCAGCTATCATGTACATGTCAATGGTGCCAATGCACTGGTGGCCCTCTACAAAAATGAGGAGCCAGTTCTTTTCACTTATGATGAGTACAACAAGGGCTTCCTGGATCAGATGTCAGGCAGCACTGTTCTTATGCTGCATCCTGGTGACAGAGTCTATGTCCAGGTCCCTGATGAGGAGAGTAATGGTATATTTGCAGCAGATAATGTTCACTGTGCATTCTCTGGGTTCTTGATTGCCTCAACGTGA